DNA from Stenotrophomonas acidaminiphila:
GGCCCGGCCAAGTACACCCCGCGCGAGATGTGGCGCGTCGGCGGCCCGTTGTCGCTGATCTACACCCTGGTCGTGGTGGCGATGGTCAACCTGATGTTCTGAGCCGCGCCGGGGGCGGCGGGATCAGCCCAGCAGTACCCTGCCGTCCTGCACCCGCACCGGCACCGCGCGCAGCGCGTCGCCCTTGCAGGGCCCGGACACACAGGCCCCGCCCTGCAGCTCGAACGCGGCGCCATGCACCGCGCACACCAGGCGGCCGTCGCGACTCTTCAGGAACTGCCCCGGCGCCCAGTCGAGGGGCCGGCCGGCATGTGGGCAGACATTGAGCCACGCCCGTACCTGCTCGCCCTCGCGGTACAGGATCAGCGGCTCGGCATCGCCCTCGACCACCGCCTCCACCAGCAGGAACCCCGGGTCGGGCAGGGCGTCGAGCCGGGCCAGCTCGACGGCGGAAGGTACGGACATGGACATCGCGGGACCGCATGACAGCAGGAAATTGCGCCGATTGTCGCACGCCGGCCCGCCCCGCCCAGCCAGGGGGCAGCATGAATGGGCGACCGCATTTAACGACAAATTCACTCATTGACCCGCATCCCCACCGATACTTCGGCCAGCCAAATCGTC
Protein-coding regions in this window:
- a CDS encoding ferredoxin gives rise to the protein MSVPSAVELARLDALPDPGFLLVEAVVEGDAEPLILYREGEQVRAWLNVCPHAGRPLDWAPGQFLKSRDGRLVCAVHGAAFELQGGACVSGPCKGDALRAVPVRVQDGRVLLG